In Sphaeramia orbicularis chromosome 5, fSphaOr1.1, whole genome shotgun sequence, the genomic stretch aattaatgaagaattcagacccaaccatagcatttagagttcatgtagaccacagggaagtgttttaaaacgcataattccatttaaaaaaagcaaaatatcactgttaAATAGAAGTACAATGCGTCAGTTGTTTCTATGAACTTTTTAAGCTACAACTTATACAGTATATAATGGCGTCTTTCTTTCGTGTGTCTGAATTCATTATAAAACTGGAAAGCTAACGGAAAgtggtgggatttttttttttcttcacttttaccTGCACGATGCTGCTATAAAGGCTGCAGTGGTGATGGGTGGAATGGCAGGATACTCTTGATCATAGTGCTGGATGCCTTTGAACCACTCGAGGTACACGATGCAAAACATGGCCAGGGAGAGGCAGATCCCAAGGAGAACCAGACCCACGTTAAACCACCAACTGGGAAAAACAGGAGATAATTGTAAAACCAGACTACTATAAAGACTTACTGAAACTAGTATTCAAAAATGAAAgaagatattaagaaattaaaaaaaaaacagcattccaGTGGTTTTTATATCAGGGGTTTATTGTGAACATGCTAGTGAAATGTTAAGATATATTATTTGATGTGTTCTGTGAAAGCGCAAATATTTATAGAAGCTTGCAAACGGAGCAATCTGATAATAGTGCAAACAGCTTCCCAGGGTtaacatacagctctggaaaaaaataagagaccaatGCAAAATTATCACTTGGTCTGATATGACCATGactttgagtaaaatgaacatttttgttttattctctaaactactgacaataTTTCTCcccaattccaaataaaaatattgttatttagagcatgtatttgcagaacatgacagatggtcaaaataacaaaaagatgcagcattttcagacctcaaataatgtaaAGAAGACCAGTTcacattcatttctaaacaacacaatactaatgttgtaacttgtgGAAAACTTTAGAACTCAGTATTCGGTGGAATAACACTGATTTTtaatgacagctttcatgtgtcttggctctcaaccattactgttggatgactttatgcagctcctggcatagaaattcaagaagctcatcAATGTTTGATGGtatgtgaccatccatcttcctcttgactatattccagaagttttcaaagtggttcaggtctggagattgggctggccatgacagggtcttcatctggtggtccgtcatccacacctttattgacctagctgaggccaggagcattgtcctgatagaaaaaccagtcctcagcaTTTGGGAATATTGTCaaagcagaagtccagtagtttccaattacttttgtggtactaatagcactgtttttgcctattgcaagaagatagtgatgaCCACAGCAGTGGTTTTtgcttctccttcttaaataagacatgaatcaggtgtttattaagtacAATACAGTGTGCTTGtattggaattcaacagacacaggaatggaatggctgtcatacatgcagacatgctgttTTCAGAGGAAATcacagtggtctcttaattttttttcagagCTGTATACCAGGAGGTTGACACAAAGGAAGCCAAAAAggtattaatattttcagtgagtAAGCACTTTTATCACAACAGAATGCCTGCAAGTAGGTCATACTATAGAAAACACACTTAGTATCCTCTTGACACAATTCCAATTCTGTAGCTTAATGAATCCCACTTTATTGTAGACATCTTTTGGTTGTCTGTTTAAATTTCAAAGTTTGCGTCACAGTTATCTATAAATATTTTATCCACAGTGTGTATACTTTTCTCTAAATAACCCACAATGATAATCCTCACCTTATAACACTCCACAGATGTTAAACAGAGCATTTATAACACAAGGAATACTGACTAAATAAGTGATTTTAAATACAGTGAAACAATCCTCCTCACAGCTCAATCACCTTTTGATATCATCGTTCTCCATAATGTTGCGGAGGAAGTCCACATAGTAGGTCACGCCTATAGAAGCCATGATCCAGAAAACGGAGTGTCTGTTAATTCTTGGAAGAGGTTTGACATCTTTTTCTTCTTGACCTAGAAGGTAATACAAAACATAATTGTAACTACTGTGTTAAGAGTGGGTACTTTCAAGATGAATACAGGAAAGTCAAAGATCCAGGTGTGAATTCAGATACCTGACACAATTATTGGACTGTAGCCTCACAAATCTTTGCTAGTTGATAACATACCTGGACATCTACCTGTGATAGGGCACCTCATACctacatggaactaaaacactgaAAAGGTTACTATGCAGGATTGAAATTTCCTCTAAATACAACATTTTTTCTTGCCTGAGAGAATGTGTCAGGTTTAAGGAGCTTTTGGGGTGAAACCAAATGCTTTCCAATCTTACCTCTCAGAGATCTATTATTCTCTATAATTTACTGGCTGATTAAATGTATCAGGGCTTGTTGCTTGCTGCTGAAGTGGTTCAACTTGCTGGTCTGCTCTGCAAAGAGTTCATGATGAACTCCATGATCTTGACATAGACTTGACCTATATCTTGTGGTCCATACCCATAAGATATACTATAGCATGTGTTTATTCTGCCAAGACACAATAAACACAAGTAGTTTGTATTCTGGATATACAAAGTCAGCATTAAAAAGGGATGACCACTGgacaaatgtttgatttgtttcttATATTACACATGCAGTATCTGTTTACACTGGCAAAGAGATGACCCCTGAAGTGGGGACAGAGTGGGAGTAGAGTTTCTCTGTATTATGATGCTTTCAGTGCTGACACAGCGTTTGCTCACAGACAAAACAATCAAGAATTGCTGGATGTCTGCCAGTGAAGGCCCCAAGGTTGGACAATTGTCTACTGTACCAGCTGCCCACCACCCACTGTGACCAAAAATGTTGCAGTCACAGTTCGTATGTCTTTATGCAATACTTAAGGCCTTTAAATTACACCAACTTCAGTTTGGAAAAGGAGCATCTTAAGCTATTAAAGAAGACATAGCAGGTGATGACACAAAGGTACTGAAACCTCATCACATTTAACATTAACTACGTAAGTTGGTAAGTCTTCATGGacagtttactgaagtgaaccaACAAACTCAACTCTACAATATCTATACATATTGGCCACAGTCAGTTGACAAAAACCAGTTACGTTAAGACTGTAGAGCTGGTTACCACCCGGTTTAGTGCACAAAGTACTGAGAAAGTTGGCTAATGTTGTCAGCCGATATTAACGTCAAATTTATAAATCTTACTCTTTTCGTCTTCGTCCTCCGTCGGCGTTGTTTGCATAAGAAACTCTGCATCTCTCTTAAATCTATTCCGTAAAGTCGCAAGCTCACTGTCGTTAAGCATTGTATTGGGGCTATCATTAACTAGCTTTAGCTTCAAGATTAGCTCTTAGCAAACGTACCAGGCACTTCCTGGTAAACGAGGCGCTTTTTTTATGACGCACAAGTGAGCGACAGTTGTAGTTTTTAAtcgacatttttttaatttaacaactTTTTAGGCGGAAATGTTTTAAAGTTGCTACTTATTAAAAACAATACATAAATACGTAGATAAAATGGTTTTTGAACAGCTTTACCAgtcttttatttaattatttgccTCAAAGCATCCTAATTCCTTCTAGCCAAACAACTGAAAGGTCTTATTACTTTACATGTTTCTTATTAGAATGCAAACATAGAATAAACATTTTAAGTGGTGTTTCAGTTCAATAGCTTCACAATGCCAACACTTATCTGTGAATAGACAGAATACAACTCACAAAATACTTTACCTTTTTAGTATAAAACAGAGATCTAAAGTATTTCTGATATAGGTTGGTAGGTTTTAACAACCTTTGATGATTTATAGAAAATAAAGCTGTCTTCAAGAGTGAGAGGGAAATCTAACAAGGAGCATTTGCTTCAGTTCCACATAAACCATGCAGCCCCACTTGCTGGAACTAATCCCAAATTTATCTTGAATGTATATCTTTTTCACAGTACAGGCAAGAATCCATCCCTGCTGCAAACCTTTGACCCATTTCTTTTTTAATAAGTACACTATACACTGTCACTCAAAGTTTTACCTGCAGACTTCCAGTTGCTAGTTTATGCTTAATGTACTTCATAATCTAAAATAGCAATAAATTCTACTTCTTAATTGTTAATCCTTTTAGACACTGAAGTTTGTGATGTACTGTGCAATATTCAACATTTCCAGACATACATATTTAGGGTACACCTCATTCATATAGTCAAGTGACCTCTATTTATCCTGGGGAAAATGTTTGAGTTTTGCATGCAATACAGACAGGTGACTTGATCATCTTTGCATCCATGCAAGTGTTTGTTTTTGAGCAGATGCACCAGGTAAGTGTTACATCGGAAACGTAGATATCCTGTTTAGCACTCAAGGGATTTGTAAGGTGAGAACAATGAGTTATGTTTACCAACAAATTTTGCCATCAAAATAAACACTTCTTTATATATTTTCAGTTGCTTTTAAAAAATACAGCTATGCATGTTATTAATATAAAAATTTAGGAATATAACAGCCCCAGTGTGGGATATGTTAGTCACACTCATACTTTCAGATCATGTGAAAACATGTTAAATCATGTAGCAATTTGTTAAGAAACAAGACAGGCCTAGTTTCAGTTTCTGAAATTATCCTGTGCAGCCTAGGCTGAAACAAAAGCATTAAGCAATATCGAGTCCCCCAGAGGACTACAAAACACTATTTTAATACTAGCAAATCTGAGTAACAGCTTCACTAAAACCCCAAGTATGCAATATACAATTACAGGTAAGCAGTGTGATGAATGAGCATCAGTGTTAAACCTACTGGGATTAGCAGAGCTTCATAAAGCTGGGCAGAtttcctcctgtgtgtgtgtgtgtgtgtgtatgtgtgcagctGGGTGTACACAGGGTAAAGAGGGTGCTCATTCTAGTGGTGGAAAATCAGACAGCATTAAAACTTCACCTGAGGCTGACACCAAGCGTCTTGCTTCTATGGAGCTTCTGTGTCCCTGGCCAAGTGAACCCCGTTCGGGGTGCCGAGGAATGTGCATTAGCTTCGTCCCGTGTGAGAGTCAAATTCACCTCAGGTGCACCTCTCCCATTTCCCTTCCCCCAACTCCAACATCCAATCCCACAGATAAGGTGCCATTTCCCAGCCTTACCATGGGTTTGGAATGTGGAATGGAACAGCCGTCTATCACAATTGTCATTTTATACATTAAACAACAGCAACGTGTTCAAAGGCAGTAAGACATATTTGTAAAACTTAGTTACACCAACTAACTTCACTGACTaaagaactgaacataaacaggaCACATAACTCACTTATAAAATGCTTTAATCATAGAGATTATGTCATCTGTATAAAAATATTACAGAAGGATGTCAGACAGTGAACAGGTCTGAATTTTAAAAGTCTATGGATAACATACAGATAACGACAGAGGGTTGAGAAAAAACATATCTAATTAACAAGTTTAACTCTGTCTTTCAAAACTCTAAATTTGGGATTCTTGCTAATCTTCTTGTTGAAGAGTGCTAGCACCTCATCCTCCGTTTTAAAATTTCCATCACCAGTGAAAGAATAGTAAGCTGCCACAatctggaaaagaaaaacaagtttgTGATATCATGTTAACCCAAATGGGGGTCGAATTTCCAAACATGCATCTACTTGATTATTACAACAAAATGCTGGATTACAAAATCCAGGAGGTGCATGTACAGTACACTTGTGTCAACAAATCTAAAATTATGACTAAAACACCATCTCACCTTCTTCCTCAGCTTCTTCACTGACAGCTCCTGATCAGGTGAATCTCTCAGTACTGCCTTGATGTTGCCCTTCCAGTTGAATTTGCCTGAAAGTTGATCAGACAGATTAACTTTGATATAGAGAATATTTACAGCAGCGCCTCACTGCCAACTGAAGAAGCAACACTGACCCCTGGTGGCATTTTACTCTTACACCAGCATTTATTTTCTAACAGATGTCAATCACTGTCATTTTCAAACTGATGGTTCTCTGGTCCACAGAGGATTCGATAAACATTCAGAGATGTGCTATTATGAAGTCTGTCTTAAAGCTCTTTTTGAGTTCTGAGGAGCAAGAATCAACATGGGTCTCTGGGAACTCTGCGGATCCTGGAAACCCATGTTGGTGTAAATGGCCTTATTTATTAATCCAAGTGTTTCATAAGATTCCTAAACCCCTTCAACAGAAGAGATTTGTAATCTCAATAAggttttttacctggttaaataaaggatacatATGTAAAGAATAGTGTTACAGACTGAACACTATCGCTGATCATACTGATAACACTTATATAATAACAGCATTTATACAGAAGGGGGCAGACAaacaccacaagaaaaaaaaatgtgctggGATTCATCATTCAAGTAAACAGTGGATCAGACAGCCTGGTTGGAAAAAACACCAGTAATAAAAACTTTCCTCTGAGGTAAATAGAATTTAAGCCTACACTTTCAAAAGTTTAACAACTGTAGCtgtatcattttttaaattttttttaataatagctAGAATTTagaatattcattaaaaaaaaatacaactatgAATATAGTCACAAACAAGTCAGTGTTTAAGACTTAGGGGATTTGTGAGGGTTTAACTGCAGAAATAGAATGTAACATCTATATTAATTCTATTTTCAAGTGTTTCTGTTACTTCAGTATGAGATTTATCTCTATAGGTCCACCATAGTGTGCCACCATGTTTCAAAAATAACTCCTAACAGGATTCCTCTTTTTACATCTTATGGTGGGTGGTAACCACTGATAAGGTGCATTACTTTTACCTATGTGTGAGTGTGGATTAGAGTGAATATtccctaaacaaaacaaaacaaacctggCTCAAACAAGGAACTTTAAGTATTTTTTGCAACCACTGCAGGAGAGGAAGACTGGCATAGTCAATTAGTAGAAATGATCTATTTCACAACACTGAAGATGTGACACTGACAAATAATTAACTggactgtgtgtgtttacaaATCCAAGCTGAGATGCAAGTGAAGGAAGAAATGTGGATGCATCCAAGGGAATCAAAGTACCTTTAAGAACTGCTTGTTCCTCCGTCTCCTCTGATGCTTCAGCTTCTGTTGTTTGGTCATCTGGTAGAAACAGGACAAAGTGGTAAGCTGTGGTGGTAAAATTGCTTTCCCTACATATATCAGTCAATCAAACTTTTATTGAGGTGCTGATACAATCATTTAATAGttctagaccagaggtgtcaaactcattttggttcacgTGCCACATTTAGCCCATTCTGATCTCAAgggggccaaaccagtaaaacaatgacgtaatgacaacttcaagtttttctctttgatttagtacaaaaaaaacccattaaattctgaaaatatttacactgtacaaaaaagatgtgaataacctaaaaaaaaatgaaatttcatcagaaaaattagtgccattttaacaatatcatgcctcgacgtattatttatacatgcacattacatacaacgttacacaaacatttggtaacaggcataataatgttaaaattttggagtttagaactaaaataagaacaatttctataatattatgcatctgattatttttaacacaacttacagatcacagtgaatctacaaatgcaaagaacagaaaaaagaatattgttaaaattgcacatttcaggttgttcatatttgtttttatttatgtatttatttgcattttattgtgaaaggacagtttgaaaatgtaaatgttttcatagtgtaatgtaaCTTtctcacttacattttttttcccacataaatTTTCAAGacgaaaatttgtagttgtcattatttatgggttatgttattattttactcgagatcacattggtctgtatgtggaacctgaacttaaatgattttgacaaccttgactgtctgtttaatttttgcactttcatcctgtgggccggattgaaacctttggtgggctggcccatcggccacatgtttgacaccattGTTCTAGACTAGGAAAACTATTGCCCCCCTCTTATGGAAATGTCTTACTTGTCTTTGCCTTCTTGATGAAATCCCCGTTCTGCTCTTCGTTTCCATCTTCATCACAGCTGTGCTTTCTCTTTctgtcctttttcttctttttgatcACCTGCTCTTCCTCTGCCTCTTGTACAACTGCTTTTGCAGCACCTTTCACAGCCTTTCCATGTTTTTGCTGGCGGGCTTCTTTGCGCTCTcgtttgttcagttttttcttttcagCCTTTGGTTGTCCATTTTCATTTCCATTAGTAACCATTTGGGCTTCAACTGCTGCTGGTTTATCTTCAGATAGCTGGGGGGCATCTGATGCCTAGAAGAAACAAGGACGTACAAGTGGTATTAGAAATAACaaatttgttttttaatgaccTTATTACTAAACATGCTTCTTTTGATGAAGAATTTTAATGCAAAGGAGAGTTCCATTATATTTTTCCTCATCCTATTAGGAACTCAAAACTTTTGGATAAAGCTAAAAGGCCAACAAGGGCTACAGCGACATTTGTATACATTTAAGAGCCACCTGTTGAAACTCTAAAATATGGCACCTTACCTTTTCAATGTCTGCTGAAAGGATGTTCCACACTTCTTCATGTAGATGTGTGTTGGAAATTTTCAGACTGTTTTTCATCCAGTTCTAGGGAAAAGTCCCAAATTGACAACATGGTTATGCAAGTGCATATAAGGAGGCTCATTTTTCCACCATTATGTGCATACCTTGTACATTCACTAAGATATTTTACACCAGAAACACACTACTGACTAGGGCTGTGAGATATAGCCAATGACAGACTGTAGTGGATGAGTCAcgatttcatttttgttttcagtctATATAACTTCAAGATAAAATCTGATTGAAAAAAGTATTGTTTACCAAAACAATACAATATGTGCAATGTCACTAAagacaacaaattaaaaaaagatcTTTCAAGGGACTCAGTGGAAATTATTggttaaaaagcaaaacaaaacactacTGAGACACTGACTTGAGACCGAAGTTcacaataaacataaacaaaatggaaaagaacaaaaaaagttaTATATCACTTTCTTTATTGAGCAATAAAGAAATCATGGACCTTGATTTTGCAATTTCAGCTTTTCAAGGAATCAAAGTAACTTAACATATTACCCAGCACAGCACTACAACTGATCATTAGATTGTGTGATAACCAAATATTAGTCATCTGGTTAAGGAAGGACCAACCTGAAATTTTGCTTTCTTTCTTGGGACATTATCGTAAGTACTGACTTGCTTCAGCACATTCTTCAGATTTGGACTGACACCAGGTTTAACCATGGCTTCATTGATTTTCTTGAGGAGCATAACCATGaaatcagaaaagaaaaaataaacagattATAAATACATGCACCTCCTGACAAACACAAGTGCAAGTGGGTGACAGTGATCTGAGAGGTTTCTCTACCTGAATccactgctgctgcttcacaTCTCCTTTATTTGCCTTAGCCTCGTACCCTTTTCCTCCATATTTTTGATCTTCACTGATACATTTGTTGTGGTTCTTATAGTCATCGCCCCTGTTCAACACATACAGATAAACTCAGATGCAACCATAGCTAGAACttttgcgtgtttttttttttttttaaatactttatttAAACATTCAATATACAAAATGGCACAAACATTGAACAACCACATATTCGTTGTCCATAAAGGCACAGACAGTGCGCAAACACCAACTGAAGTGTACAAAAAATGACACACATATGCTCTCAACAGTAGAATAAATAACGAAAAGACATAAAtcaacataagaaaaataaataaagaaattccaattaaataaaaataacattaactctcTTCCTCTTTAAACCACATATCGTGTAGCTTGACAGTTTTTATGCTCTTCATTCAATCTAAATATCTCAATGCTTTGATGTATTCCTTAAATTCACAATTAAAACGAATAAAACAGGGGGTTACTTTGGACACTctacttttgtgtatgtgaaatttcccaaagaaaattaatacattaagaaaaaattcaattttgtcATTACTGTGATCAAAATAAGAGATAATGTTTTTACATTCTATCTTCACATTTACTTTAATTTTGCACAGAGTATAACTTTCTAATCGAGACCAGAACTCACTCGAATGtacacagtaataaaataaatgtgttatttttttctgattcatTGTAACAGAAAGTGCACTTATTCTCAACGTCTAAAAACTTACAGAGATATGAGTTTGTTAAATATATATTGTGCAAAATTTTAACATGCATTTctttgaatttattgttaatacAAGAACTTTTGCCTGGTAAACCGCACGTAGTTAGCATTAAAACGTCACAGTGAGTAGCTAACTACTTACCAAAAGTCTTTTCCACAATCGATGCAGGACAACACTTCACAGCCCCGGCACCCAGACACATGTTTGTCTACCTGGGCTTTCTTCAGAGACTCACCGCAGGCGTTGCAGGTGAAAAACACCATTGTGAAACTATTTTAGCTACTTATGATAACCGTCGACTATGCTAACAGTCTATGGTGCTGTCCGCAACTAAAATGTGCAACAAACGATTCGTTAAACGCATGAAAAAGCAGAATCTTGTTTTGTTCACAGTGGTGTTACAAGCTAGCGTTAGCCAAACAAAGCTCTAAAGGAGACAAATATCACAATAACCCGACGACTGAGAGAAGTTTTTACTCTTCTCAGATTGTTTAACAGTAGTATGTGCTAACGTTAAACGAATTACGCAGTATAACCGTTTTTAAGAACGTAACACGAGCTCCGCAGCGGTCCATTCATGCAAACTTTTCAAAACACACGTGACTTCGCCGCTGCTCGGGTGCAACGCTCTTTATGTTCCGTGTGTAAATGTGACGCAAGTAAAGTTCCGACCAGGTTTTAGACTATTTTGTACGTTTTAAATAATAAAAcgacatatatgtaaatattttgagtgttttatttagtatttacaCCTATATGATACTCCAAGTTACAGTCATTACTGCTCACAAATACTATACCGTGTGATAATTTTATCCGTAGCATGTTCAAAACACAAGCTGCACCAGGAAGTGAGGTGTTCGGCATTGTACTCCTGAAGTGACCGATCATCCAAATGAAAGGTGAGAGCAATAGATGTCCGTTTGCCTTATTTTCAAGTCAACGTTCCCAAGGTAGTGGtcatttctttaaaaatgttacCTGCAGCTGAGGTTCACATTGGATTGTAGCTAGCCCGGTGTTGTTAGTTAGCATAGCTTTGTAGATTGCTAGTTAGCTGCTTTGGTCCAATTTTTGCATGGGTGGTCTTGTTGTAGTAGAGATGTTGGATTCTGCGCGCTGAATGCAGTTTGTATTAATATGAAATTGCgtcaaatgtttctaattttgaAGCCAGTATGTGTTTTTAAATATGATGTAAGACTGTGAGGAATGGGAATTAATAGCTGTTTTTGACATGTATTTTTTGGCTAGGTTTTTGATGGAGAGGTGGGAGCTCCATAGAGCCAAGTGACTATGGACACCCTGTCCAGCCACAGCTCCTACCTCCTCCAGCAGCTCCAGGAGCAGAGGATCCAGGGGATGCTCTGTGACTGCATGCTGGTCGTCAAAGGTGTCTGCTTCAAAGCACACAAAAATGTCCTGGCTGCATTCAGCTCTTATTTCAGGTGTCATATTCCATCTTTCTCACTGACTGTAATAGTTGCACACATTCTGCTAAGCATAACTAAATGTAAATAAACCCTTCTCTGATTTTTACAGGTCATTGTTCCAAAATTCTCCTGGTCAAAAGAATGACATCTTCAACTTGGTTATCCAGGATGTCAGTGGCATTGGTCAAATATTGGACTACATGTACACCTCCCACCTTGACATCAACCAAGATAATGTTCAAGCACTTCTGGACATTGCCCAATGTTTGCAGGTGCCAAATGTCCAGAGCATGTGTAATGCTTTCCTCAAGCCCTGTCCTCCACCAGTGGACATCCCATCATTTCCTCTCCCAGCCATGCTGGGCTCAGAGCATGACTGCCTTCTGGGAAACAGCCTGCCTCATGATGTGGACCTGCACTGTTCATCTGAAGGTCAGAGGTCTGGCTTCAGTAGTGATATGGACCACTCAAAAAGGTTGCTCCCCTCTCTGTCTAATAACAACTCAAACTGTGACACAACTAGTGGCACTCAGGCACCTGTAGAAAAACAGTTAGTCCATGGCTACAAGCTCCGTAACTTCTACAGTAAGCAGTATTTCAAACAAAGTGCAATTCAGACAAACAGTGCAGCATCAAATCAAAATCCAGGACCTCTGGTTGTGGCTGAAGAGCAGCCATGTCAACTTGTCAGTCAGGGAGGGAGCAATACCCCTGTGTGCACAGGAAACACAGTTCAGTCCAACCCTCCTCCTCCTTGGACATCTATAGCTGTTGAAAAGAACAATAGCACATCCTCTTTAACACTGTCAGAAAGTTTAAACACATCCAACTCTGTCTCAGGAGACTCTATGCTTAACAAACCAGTGCGTCCAAAGAAGACCGTGTACCTGAAGAAGTACAACTACCTCCGGTCGCAGAAGGCTTTAGAGGAGATGTGTGCTGAGTCAGTTATTGAGCCTGTCCTCAGCTGTGCCAAAGAGCGCCAACAGGAAGAGTCTGTTGTCCAGAGTGATGCTCCACAGGCCCCCCCTGAGGGCCTCACAGCAAGCAACAAGGAGGTTACAGAGATGGAAAAAGATACACAAGTTCCCAGTTCTCCACCAGTGGACCAAGAGGAGCCACATTTAAAGACTGTGCCAGAGCAGCCACAGCAAACAGGACATAAGCAGTACTGCTGCGAGGTGTGTGGAAAGGTCTTCAAACACCCAAGTAACCTGGAGCTGCACAGGCGCTCACATACTGGtatatttttctctataattGCACTACAAGTTTTATGCTAGTAAATATATCATTTAGATTAACATAGTCTGTGGGATT encodes the following:
- the lyar gene encoding cell growth-regulating nucleolar protein is translated as MVFFTCNACGESLKKAQVDKHVSGCRGCEVLSCIDCGKDFWGDDYKNHNKCISEDQKYGGKGYEAKANKGDVKQQQWIQKINEAMVKPGVSPNLKNVLKQVSTYDNVPRKKAKFQNWMKNSLKISNTHLHEEVWNILSADIEKASDAPQLSEDKPAAVEAQMVTNGNENGQPKAEKKKLNKRERKEARQQKHGKAVKGAAKAVVQEAEEEQVIKKKKKDRKRKHSCDEDGNEEQNGDFIKKAKTNDQTTEAEASEETEEQAVLKGKFNWKGNIKAVLRDSPDQELSVKKLRKKIVAAYYSFTGDGNFKTEDEVLALFNKKISKNPKFRVLKDRVKLVN
- the tmem128 gene encoding transmembrane protein 128, whose product is MLNDSELATLRNRFKRDAEFLMQTTPTEDEDEKSQEEKDVKPLPRINRHSVFWIMASIGVTYYVDFLRNIMENDDIKSWWFNVGLVLLGICLSLAMFCIVYLEWFKGIQHYDQEYPAIPPITTAAFIAASCSFNIALWPVWSFFTPLILFTQFMGVVMFISLLG
- the zbtb49 gene encoding zinc finger and BTB domain-containing protein 49, producing MDTLSSHSSYLLQQLQEQRIQGMLCDCMLVVKGVCFKAHKNVLAAFSSYFRSLFQNSPGQKNDIFNLVIQDVSGIGQILDYMYTSHLDINQDNVQALLDIAQCLQVPNVQSMCNAFLKPCPPPVDIPSFPLPAMLGSEHDCLLGNSLPHDVDLHCSSEGQRSGFSSDMDHSKRLLPSLSNNNSNCDTTSGTQAPVEKQLVHGYKLRNFYSKQYFKQSAIQTNSAASNQNPGPLVVAEEQPCQLVSQGGSNTPVCTGNTVQSNPPPPWTSIAVEKNNSTSSLTLSESLNTSNSVSGDSMLNKPVRPKKTVYLKKYNYLRSQKALEEMCAESVIEPVLSCAKERQQEESVVQSDAPQAPPEGLTASNKEVTEMEKDTQVPSSPPVDQEEPHLKTVPEQPQQTGHKQYCCEVCGKVFKHPSNLELHRRSHTGEKPFQCNVCGKNFSQAGNLQTHLRRHTGEKPYICELCGKSFTASGDVQRHKVVHTGEKPHLCDICGRGFNNLSNLKEHKRIHATDKTFTCDQCGKSFNTHRKLLKHKSRHAGEKPHSCSTCGKSFVGSGDLHRHIRSHTGEKPYLCTVCGKSFTRSALLRRHSTRHCKGAPSDNPVTDNSDPPHSSDGGVSFPKPVSHSKLPAATSEQPFPSMMPHAGLEKPSQPTSSPPQPTPRIEPPPSSMHISPASTSTSLPELRSLVPHHLLSSNHQERSASLSTSDHMKLAKAHLSQETGYGPYVENGPMSAEMGRGLVGRQYVPPTDSQCSSLTGSSKPNSSSYRSSEGQFISSVTLWGLAMKTLQNDNDIE